A single Candidatus Bathyarchaeum sp. DNA region contains:
- a CDS encoding 30S ribosomal protein S5, with product MRSNREEKYETWVPRTKLGKMVLDGQISSMEELFMEGLKIREPEIVNTLLPNLQEEVLDIGLVQKQTDAGEKSQFRAIVVVGNRDGYIGVASGKASQVRGAIEKAAVNARLHITPVRRGCGSWECGCGKHHSMPFQVSGECGGVEIVLIPGPRGLGIVASETAKIILGLAGVKDCWTKSYGSTRTIPSFSFAVFDALKKTYQLVTPGDWVR from the coding sequence ATGCGCTCCAACAGAGAAGAAAAGTATGAAACTTGGGTACCCCGCACTAAACTGGGAAAAATGGTTCTTGACGGACAAATCTCTTCTATGGAAGAATTGTTCATGGAAGGACTCAAGATACGCGAACCCGAAATAGTGAACACCCTGCTTCCTAATCTTCAGGAAGAAGTTTTGGACATCGGTCTGGTACAGAAACAAACTGACGCCGGCGAAAAATCACAATTCAGAGCAATTGTAGTAGTAGGAAACCGTGACGGATACATTGGTGTTGCCTCCGGAAAAGCAAGCCAAGTACGCGGAGCAATCGAAAAAGCTGCAGTTAATGCACGTCTTCACATTACTCCTGTTCGTCGAGGCTGTGGATCTTGGGAATGTGGATGTGGAAAACACCATTCGATGCCTTTCCAAGTTTCTGGTGAATGTGGCGGAGTCGAAATCGTGTTGATTCCTGGACCCCGTGGTCTGGGCATAGTAGCAAGCGAAACCGCAAAAATTATCCTAGGCCTAGCAGGAGTAAAAGACTGCTGGACAAAAAGCTATGGTTCAACCCGAACTATTCCATCTTTCTCCTTCGCTGTCTTTGATGCTTTGAAGAAAACCTACCAATTGGTTACTCCAGGAGATTGGGTGCGTTAA
- a CDS encoding cobalamin-dependent protein (Presence of a B(12) (cobalamin)-binding domain implies dependence on cobalamin itself, in one of its several forms, or in some unusual lineages, dependence on a cobalamin-like analog.), which translates to MAWLKGMMDKEPPEPDNPIGTVVIGTLDPDLMTTAKEMVRKALKRAQFKVVDVGRGAAPEAFAKKAKETNADIIVISVLLTAAKKNLPKVVSAMESEGITDKVTLMIGGDAVDDEDAEEIGAMYGESKEEAVLMAKKVMSEK; encoded by the coding sequence GTGGCTTGGTTAAAAGGTATGATGGACAAGGAGCCGCCTGAACCCGACAATCCTATTGGAACTGTTGTGATTGGCACTCTTGATCCAGATTTAATGACTACTGCAAAAGAGATGGTCAGAAAAGCTCTGAAGCGGGCACAGTTTAAAGTCGTAGACGTTGGACGCGGAGCCGCTCCCGAAGCTTTTGCAAAAAAAGCGAAAGAAACAAACGCAGACATAATAGTAATTTCTGTTTTGCTCACCGCTGCGAAGAAAAATCTTCCAAAAGTAGTTTCTGCCATGGAAAGTGAAGGAATAACAGACAAAGTAACCCTCATGATTGGCGGGGACGCAGTCGACGATGAGGATGCAGAAGAAATCGGTGCAATGTACGGAGAATCAAAAGAAGAAGCAGTACTTATGGCAAAAAAAGTAATGAGTGAAAAGTAG
- a CDS encoding 50S ribosomal protein L15: MPTKARKVRKYRGSRTHGYGQIGQHRSRGGRGGTGKAGLDKHKWTYVVKHDPTYWLKHGFVSTKTLNSKVKIINVGKLDDLVDHLDAVEKLERQENKVVLDLETLGFDKLLGTGTIAKPVLVKVSAYSESASKKLEEAGGGIFQEAEAE, encoded by the coding sequence TTGCCAACTAAAGCAAGAAAAGTAAGAAAATATCGAGGTTCTCGAACACATGGATATGGTCAGATCGGTCAGCACCGTTCACGAGGTGGACGAGGTGGAACAGGAAAAGCCGGTCTTGATAAACACAAGTGGACCTATGTCGTAAAACACGATCCTACCTACTGGCTTAAACACGGCTTTGTTTCCACTAAGACTCTTAACTCTAAAGTTAAAATCATCAATGTTGGAAAACTTGATGACTTAGTTGACCACCTAGATGCAGTTGAAAAACTTGAACGCCAAGAAAACAAGGTTGTTTTAGACCTAGAAACCCTTGGTTTTGACAAACTTCTAGGAACTGGCACAATAGCAAAGCCTGTTCTGGTTAAAGTTTCAGCTTATTCTGAGTCTGCTTCCAAGAAACTCGAAGAAGCAGGCGGCGGAATCTTCCAAGAAGCGGAAGCTGAATAA
- a CDS encoding cytidylate kinase family protein produces MENSCNDKNQKVIICVSGMTGSGKSTVAKKLAEKYGLNYFSGGNAMRILAKEEGYHSEVNGWWESKEGLAFLQKRKGDPHFDKKIDEKLLELAEKGNVVLDSWTVPWLLRDKGFKIWLEASPQVRATRVVKRDGMTAEEALKALTEKDAETRQIYKNLYGFDLGHDLTPFNLVLSTDDLDPDDIFYAVSVVTDRLVFGKQ; encoded by the coding sequence GTGGAGAATAGTTGTAACGATAAAAATCAAAAAGTAATCATATGTGTCAGTGGTATGACTGGTTCAGGCAAAAGCACAGTAGCAAAAAAATTAGCCGAAAAATATGGGCTAAATTATTTTTCTGGCGGAAACGCAATGCGAATTCTGGCAAAAGAAGAAGGCTACCACTCAGAGGTAAACGGCTGGTGGGAATCAAAAGAAGGCTTGGCGTTTTTGCAAAAACGCAAAGGAGACCCCCACTTTGACAAAAAAATTGACGAAAAACTACTAGAACTAGCCGAAAAAGGCAACGTAGTCCTTGACAGTTGGACTGTGCCTTGGCTTTTAAGAGATAAAGGTTTTAAAATTTGGTTGGAAGCTTCTCCTCAAGTCCGGGCAACACGAGTTGTAAAACGGGACGGTATGACCGCAGAAGAAGCCCTTAAAGCCTTAACAGAAAAAGATGCAGAAACCCGACAAATCTACAAAAACCTGTATGGCTTTGACCTTGGTCACGACCTCACACCATTTAACTTGGTTTTATCCACCGACGACCTAGACCCCGACGACATATTCTACGCAGTTTCCGTAGTCACTGACCGCCTAGTTTTCGGTAAACAGTAA
- a CDS encoding rhomboid family intramembrane serine protease: MRLSPTTFLIAVNIAVYIFTSVIGGNPFETNIYVLREFGQYNFYVLNGEYWQLLTSIFVHVDIMHITLNMLFLFIFGLRAEKFFKTEEYFTVYMLSGLTGSLLTLFFMSANTLSAGASGAVFGMYGASLIYMRKRFGQSIAGALVYSFLFLMLSTGSGVNVIAHFGGLATGLVIGYILAKSRQEVYWFENY, translated from the coding sequence TTGAGACTATCGCCAACAACGTTTCTGATTGCAGTTAACATTGCGGTTTACATTTTCACTTCGGTGATTGGGGGGAACCCCTTTGAAACTAACATCTATGTTTTGCGAGAGTTTGGACAGTACAACTTTTATGTTCTTAACGGCGAATACTGGCAACTGTTAACATCCATTTTTGTTCACGTAGACATAATGCACATAACACTAAACATGCTGTTCTTGTTTATTTTTGGATTAAGGGCAGAAAAATTTTTCAAAACAGAAGAATACTTTACAGTTTACATGCTCTCCGGACTAACAGGCAGTCTACTGACCCTGTTTTTCATGTCAGCAAACACCCTGTCCGCTGGAGCTTCAGGTGCAGTCTTTGGGATGTACGGAGCAAGCCTGATATACATGCGAAAAAGATTTGGACAATCCATAGCAGGAGCACTAGTGTATTCCTTTCTGTTTTTGATGCTATCCACAGGCTCCGGAGTTAACGTAATCGCCCATTTTGGAGGACTCGCAACAGGATTAGTTATCGGCTATATCCTTGCCAAGTCTCGCCAAGAAGTTTACTGGTTCGAAAACTACTAA
- a CDS encoding right-handed parallel beta-helix repeat-containing protein, giving the protein MRNTLVTLLILFCFILIVFPKVSLANAQGAITIQADGTIEGTDKIVREGNMYTFLENITVNSIVVERDDIVIDGSNYSLHNVLTSSQLDSYGIVLSGRSNVTVKNLQILNFNRGFDLKGCSNIDMLGNYIYVNSPSSGGIYLFSCYRINIIENAFISKSALGCGVLIDNFYLRVDSVRNFLLKNKFSNLGCAIHNIASTKSTLSGNTFSNCGTCVFLDSCEYDKIFGNVFENSQIGLKFNESSNNTIYHNNFLNIQQDVTEQESSMPWLEKTYVNSWDNGSEGNYWSSYNGADNNGDGIGEVPYVLTETNQDNYPLTNPVNINIVSIPEYPELTLLTLFLAVTLLVIIYNKRTVH; this is encoded by the coding sequence GTGCGCAATACCCTTGTAACTTTGTTAATTCTTTTTTGTTTCATTCTAATTGTTTTTCCAAAAGTTAGCTTAGCGAACGCCCAAGGCGCTATAACAATACAGGCCGACGGAACTATTGAGGGAACCGATAAAATTGTTCGTGAGGGTAACATGTACACTTTTTTGGAAAATATCACTGTTAACAGCATAGTAGTTGAGCGAGACGACATAGTGATTGATGGATCAAATTATTCTTTACATAATGTGTTGACCAGTTCCCAGTTGGATAGTTATGGGATTGTGCTTTCAGGTCGCTCCAATGTTACAGTGAAAAATTTGCAAATACTAAATTTTAATCGTGGATTTGACCTCAAAGGGTGTTCAAACATCGACATGCTAGGAAACTACATTTACGTTAATTCTCCTAGCTCTGGGGGAATATACTTGTTTAGTTGTTACCGAATTAACATTATTGAGAACGCTTTCATATCTAAGAGCGCCTTGGGGTGCGGGGTTTTAATTGACAATTTTTATTTACGAGTTGATTCGGTAAGAAACTTTTTGTTGAAAAACAAATTTTCCAATCTTGGGTGTGCTATCCATAACATAGCCAGCACAAAAAGCACCCTTTCTGGAAATACTTTTTCAAACTGTGGAACTTGTGTTTTTCTGGATAGTTGCGAATACGACAAGATATTTGGAAATGTTTTTGAAAACAGCCAAATTGGATTAAAGTTTAACGAATCTTCCAATAACACGATTTACCATAACAACTTTCTTAATATCCAACAAGATGTAACTGAACAAGAATCGTCGATGCCTTGGCTTGAAAAAACATATGTAAATAGTTGGGATAACGGTTCAGAAGGTAACTACTGGAGCAGCTACAACGGCGCAGACAACAACGGCGATGGAATCGGTGAGGTTCCGTACGTTTTAACTGAAACCAACCAAGACAACTATCCCTTAACCAATCCAGTTAACATCAACATCGTATCAATTCCAGAGTATCCAGAATTGACCCTGTTAACCCTGTTTCTTGCTGTAACTTTATTGGTTATAATCTACAACAAACGAACAGTGCATTAA
- a CDS encoding 50S ribosomal protein L18 yields MATGPRYRVAFRRRREGKTNYRTRRALVLSRVPRAVVRLSLKNVIVQVIEAESIGDKVIVSAHSHELAKTYGWKCNGGNIPSAYLTGLLCGYKALANGVETAFLDIGLHLPVQGTRIFAALKGLVDAGVEVPHSEEVLPDDSRISGEHIAEYANQLAEEPEVYQQKFAKYLEKKVKPEKLPEHFENVKDKITASFEKKEK; encoded by the coding sequence ATGGCAACTGGTCCCAGATACAGAGTAGCCTTCCGTCGAAGACGAGAAGGAAAAACAAACTACCGAACACGTAGAGCCCTTGTACTTTCACGTGTGCCTAGAGCTGTTGTTCGTCTTAGTCTGAAAAATGTGATTGTTCAGGTCATTGAAGCGGAATCAATCGGAGACAAAGTTATTGTTTCTGCTCACTCTCATGAGTTAGCAAAAACTTATGGCTGGAAATGTAACGGTGGAAACATTCCCTCAGCATACCTAACTGGTTTACTGTGTGGCTACAAAGCACTAGCCAACGGAGTGGAAACCGCTTTCCTAGATATTGGTTTGCACCTTCCAGTTCAAGGAACACGAATCTTTGCTGCCCTAAAGGGATTAGTTGACGCAGGTGTTGAAGTTCCTCACAGTGAAGAAGTTCTCCCTGACGACTCTAGAATAAGCGGCGAACACATTGCAGAATATGCAAATCAATTGGCTGAAGAACCCGAAGTTTACCAACAAAAGTTCGCAAAATATCTGGAAAAGAAGGTCAAACCAGAAAAACTGCCTGAACATTTCGAGAACGTCAAAGACAAAATTACAGCATCGTTTGAAAAAAAGGAGAAATAA
- a CDS encoding EMC3/TMCO1 family protein yields MSSLAQAPLITIIVLCVSILMSFSSSFINTRFMPKEHRQQLRNLQQKIAALTKEKNTNMKEGKATGDKKLIKKAQKQEKQLLQLQSQQISLSTKQFKVMPITMGVFFVVWLLLTGSILGMKLFDSPFIGPDPVAYLPWFGGVMPLSLFYWYLICSFTFGSFFQRIFGITGGTD; encoded by the coding sequence ATGAGTTCTTTAGCTCAAGCTCCACTTATTACAATTATTGTTCTATGTGTTTCTATACTGATGTCTTTTTCTTCTTCTTTCATTAACACGCGGTTTATGCCTAAAGAACACCGCCAACAGCTCAGAAACTTGCAGCAAAAAATTGCTGCTTTAACTAAAGAAAAAAACACCAACATGAAAGAAGGCAAAGCCACTGGAGACAAAAAACTCATAAAGAAAGCTCAAAAACAAGAAAAACAGCTTCTCCAGCTTCAGTCTCAACAGATTTCGTTATCCACAAAACAGTTTAAAGTAATGCCAATTACAATGGGCGTGTTCTTTGTAGTTTGGCTGTTGCTGACTGGAAGTATACTTGGCATGAAACTATTTGACAGCCCCTTCATTGGACCTGATCCCGTTGCATATCTGCCATGGTTTGGTGGTGTCATGCCCCTTAGCCTGTTTTACTGGTATCTTATTTGCTCGTTTACATTTGGTTCATTCTTCCAACGTATCTTCGGAATAACTGGAGGAACTGACTAG
- a CDS encoding S-adenosyl-l-methionine hydroxide adenosyltransferase family protein produces the protein MSIISLLTDFGQTDSYVAQMKAVILSINPDVRVVDITHQVTKFNIYMGAFCLASAAPHFPLQTVHVAVVDPGVGTKRRSILVETKHNLYVGPDNGVLMLATQNETITHVYCIENPDYMLSKVSNTFHGRDIFAPVAAHLTTGVKPCEFGPEIHDYVVPNFAKPQTKKGTIVGQVLHIDDFGNIISNISAQQLNQANIHSGSIVCAEVGDKTLDLPVFLAYGDVNQNDCLVLVGGTGFIEVAVNQGSASKLFDVTVGDRFCLSIIGC, from the coding sequence GTGTCCATAATATCCTTACTTACTGATTTTGGTCAAACAGACTCCTACGTCGCACAAATGAAAGCCGTAATCTTGTCCATTAACCCCGACGTCCGCGTTGTGGACATAACTCATCAAGTAACAAAATTTAACATATACATGGGTGCTTTCTGTTTAGCTTCAGCTGCCCCACATTTTCCTTTACAAACAGTTCACGTCGCAGTAGTGGACCCCGGAGTTGGAACAAAACGACGTTCAATCCTCGTAGAGACAAAACACAACCTTTACGTTGGACCTGACAACGGAGTTTTAATGCTAGCTACCCAAAACGAAACAATAACCCACGTATATTGCATCGAAAACCCTGATTACATGCTGTCTAAGGTGTCTAATACTTTTCATGGGCGTGACATTTTTGCTCCTGTTGCCGCACACTTGACAACTGGGGTAAAACCTTGTGAGTTTGGACCTGAAATACATGATTATGTTGTTCCAAATTTTGCTAAACCCCAAACAAAAAAGGGCACAATAGTTGGACAAGTTTTGCACATTGACGATTTTGGCAACATAATCAGCAACATTTCTGCCCAACAACTAAACCAAGCAAATATTCATTCAGGTTCCATTGTCTGTGCTGAGGTGGGCGACAAAACTTTGGATTTACCTGTTTTTTTGGCCTATGGAGACGTTAACCAAAATGATTGTTTAGTTTTGGTCGGGGGCACCGGATTTATTGAAGTTGCAGTTAATCAAGGTAGTGCTTCAAAACTTTTTGATGTAACGGTTGGGGATAGGTTCTGTTTGTCTATTATTGGATGCTAA
- a CDS encoding Hsp20/alpha crystallin family protein gives MSDPWWKRRKKKAPWLNDIYDELEKLGDLIDDTMQRAFENSSKDGSSAKNNFRGFSIRVGPDGKPKIREINRNQSLSEDADFEEDDFEPLIDFLEEDKVLVVLAQLPGISKDDIDLRVTDTCLTLSVDSEDLELYDELKLPTKVNPKSARASYKNGVLEVKIEKSKKIDNKISIKK, from the coding sequence ATGAGCGACCCATGGTGGAAACGCCGAAAAAAGAAGGCACCTTGGCTTAACGACATCTATGATGAACTAGAGAAGCTAGGCGACCTAATCGACGATACAATGCAACGCGCCTTTGAAAACTCCTCTAAAGATGGATCATCTGCTAAAAACAATTTCCGTGGATTTTCCATACGAGTTGGACCTGATGGAAAACCCAAAATTCGAGAAATCAACCGAAATCAATCATTGTCTGAAGATGCAGACTTTGAAGAAGACGATTTTGAGCCGTTAATTGACTTTCTTGAAGAGGACAAAGTCCTTGTGGTTTTGGCTCAACTTCCGGGAATCAGCAAGGATGACATTGACCTTCGGGTAACTGATACTTGTCTAACTCTTTCCGTTGATTCGGAAGACCTTGAGTTGTATGATGAACTAAAACTTCCCACTAAAGTTAACCCCAAATCTGCGCGGGCATCTTACAAAAACGGTGTGTTGGAAGTTAAAATAGAAAAATCAAAGAAAATAGATAATAAAATTTCAATTAAAAAGTGA
- a CDS encoding serine/threonine protein kinase has translation MQTKQTIPTENLAETKQGQVLCYPRCEQPELERRIEELKSLGVTALEFTGNRRVFDVPVLGKGCVGIVVIAHTGSQRAALKIRRIDADRKEMFHEGEMLQKANSIGIGPKLVGISDNFLLMELIEGTHFPEWTQTIEEPKAEMRIRMAIKKVLEQCFQLDQLGLDHGELSNASKHIIIDAREVPHLIDFETSSINRKVSNVTSGCQYLLLGSKTANEIKDRIGKVDKKQMIKDLRVYKQKRTKENFEKILEQIDL, from the coding sequence GTGCAAACAAAACAAACAATCCCCACAGAAAATCTGGCCGAAACAAAACAAGGACAGGTTCTGTGTTATCCCAGATGTGAACAACCTGAACTGGAAAGGCGCATTGAAGAACTGAAAAGTCTTGGAGTAACAGCATTAGAGTTCACTGGAAACAGAAGGGTGTTTGACGTTCCGGTTCTAGGAAAAGGTTGTGTGGGCATTGTTGTAATAGCGCATACAGGATCTCAAAGGGCTGCGCTGAAGATTAGAAGGATTGATGCAGATCGAAAAGAAATGTTCCATGAAGGCGAAATGCTGCAAAAAGCAAACAGTATAGGTATTGGACCAAAACTGGTTGGAATCAGTGACAACTTTCTGTTAATGGAACTGATTGAAGGCACCCATTTCCCGGAATGGACACAAACCATAGAAGAGCCAAAGGCTGAAATGCGGATTCGTATGGCAATAAAAAAGGTGCTGGAGCAATGTTTTCAGCTTGACCAACTGGGTTTAGACCATGGTGAATTAAGTAATGCTTCAAAACACATCATCATTGATGCTAGAGAGGTTCCCCATTTGATTGATTTTGAGACATCCAGCATAAACCGTAAAGTTTCTAACGTTACATCTGGTTGCCAGTATCTTTTGTTAGGAAGCAAAACCGCAAACGAAATCAAAGACAGAATTGGCAAAGTTGACAAAAAACAAATGATAAAAGACTTGCGAGTTTACAAACAAAAAAGAACAAAGGAGAATTTTGAAAAAATTCTGGAGCAAATAGATCTGTAA
- the secY gene encoding preprotein translocase subunit SecY, with the protein MAGKFLSMFGPLSRFMPEVGSPTRKVSFNEKLFWTAMALIIYLVMSQVNLFNVNSGNQNFDAYQVIFASNQGSLTTLGIGPIVTGGLILQLLIGSSIIKADLGHPEDRALFTAATKFFSILLTVVQASAYLLGGVFGQLDTVTSVIIFLQLIFAGIVLMLLDEMMQKGWGLGSGISLFILGGVAQRIMWDSFGISAIVADGHNYGAFIALGEVIAGGHPIVDAFLRFDLESGALTTYPSMIGLIATVIVFVLVIYMEGVRVELPISHANYRGFRGKYPIKLLYVSNLPVIFASALFANVAVLAQILYSQSWGPDNWFVQLIGTYSVPTDAGVAPQLTGGLAYYLTAPNGIAGLVADPLRAGIYAVIMVVFAVIFSLTWLEVGGLGASTVAKQLVDSGMQIPGFRRSGKSIELILQRYIPVVTVLGGAIIGLIAAVAGFFGVFGTGTGILLAVGILYQYYQLLVQEQVAEMYPALGKVLG; encoded by the coding sequence ATGGCAGGCAAATTCCTTTCAATGTTTGGGCCACTCTCACGCTTTATGCCCGAAGTAGGTTCACCAACCCGAAAAGTAAGCTTCAACGAAAAGCTCTTCTGGACCGCAATGGCGCTGATAATTTACCTTGTCATGAGTCAAGTAAACCTCTTCAACGTTAACAGCGGAAACCAGAACTTTGATGCATATCAAGTAATTTTTGCCTCAAACCAAGGTTCACTTACAACCCTTGGTATTGGGCCTATCGTAACTGGTGGTTTGATCCTACAGCTTCTGATTGGATCCAGTATAATCAAAGCTGATTTAGGACATCCTGAAGATCGTGCCCTTTTCACTGCAGCAACTAAATTCTTTTCTATTTTACTTACTGTTGTTCAGGCTTCTGCATACCTCCTTGGAGGTGTTTTCGGGCAACTGGACACCGTTACTTCAGTAATCATATTTCTTCAGTTAATCTTTGCAGGAATTGTCCTGATGCTTTTGGATGAGATGATGCAAAAAGGCTGGGGACTTGGAAGTGGAATTAGCCTTTTCATATTGGGTGGAGTAGCCCAAAGAATCATGTGGGACAGCTTTGGAATTTCTGCAATAGTAGCTGATGGTCACAACTATGGTGCTTTTATCGCCCTTGGTGAAGTAATTGCTGGAGGGCATCCAATAGTTGACGCCTTCTTGAGATTTGACTTAGAGTCTGGTGCTCTTACAACTTATCCAAGTATGATAGGGCTGATAGCAACCGTTATTGTATTCGTTTTAGTAATTTACATGGAAGGCGTCCGTGTTGAACTTCCAATTTCACACGCAAACTATCGAGGCTTCCGGGGTAAATACCCAATTAAGCTTCTTTATGTTTCTAACTTGCCTGTAATTTTTGCCTCAGCACTTTTCGCAAACGTTGCGGTGTTGGCTCAAATACTATACAGTCAATCATGGGGACCAGACAACTGGTTTGTTCAGCTTATTGGAACGTATTCTGTTCCTACTGACGCTGGTGTTGCACCTCAGCTAACTGGTGGTTTAGCCTATTATCTAACTGCACCTAACGGTATAGCAGGTCTTGTTGCAGACCCTCTGCGGGCTGGCATTTATGCAGTGATTATGGTTGTATTTGCTGTAATCTTTTCGTTGACTTGGCTAGAAGTTGGTGGCTTGGGAGCAAGCACTGTAGCAAAACAGCTTGTAGATTCTGGAATGCAGATTCCAGGATTCCGCAGGTCAGGAAAATCCATAGAACTGATACTTCAACGATACATTCCAGTAGTTACCGTGCTGGGTGGTGCAATAATTGGACTTATTGCTGCTGTTGCAGGTTTCTTTGGTGTATTTGGAACTGGGACAGGTATCTTGCTCGCTGTGGGTATACTGTATCAGTATTATCAATTGCTTGTGCAAGAACAAGTCGCAGAAATGTATCCTGCATTGGGTAAAGTCTTGGGATGA
- a CDS encoding 50S ribosomal protein L30 — translation MAEQRKCFVAVRIRGLSDIAQETRDTMMMLRLTRNCHATILDDRPAYKGMLQKSKNCITWGEATKETVAALLKKRGRLSGDKKLTDEVAKELGYDSLDALAEAIVNVEVDFGSLPEVKPVFRLSPPSKGFKGKVKKSYAAGGEAGYRGEAINALLKRMI, via the coding sequence ATGGCAGAACAAAGAAAATGTTTTGTTGCAGTCCGAATACGCGGTTTAAGTGACATTGCTCAGGAAACCCGTGACACAATGATGATGTTGCGGTTAACCCGAAACTGTCACGCAACTATACTTGATGATCGTCCTGCATACAAAGGTATGTTACAGAAAAGCAAAAACTGCATTACTTGGGGTGAAGCTACCAAAGAAACAGTAGCTGCTCTCCTCAAGAAACGTGGAAGACTTTCAGGCGACAAAAAACTAACTGATGAAGTCGCTAAAGAATTAGGATACGATTCCTTGGATGCTTTAGCTGAAGCAATAGTAAACGTTGAAGTCGATTTTGGTAGTCTGCCTGAAGTTAAACCTGTTTTTCGTCTTAGTCCACCAAGTAAAGGATTCAAAGGCAAAGTCAAAAAGAGTTATGCTGCAGGCGGCGAAGCTGGATATCGCGGAGAAGCAATTAACGCTTTGCTAAAACGTATGATTTAA
- the corA gene encoding magnesium/cobalt transporter CorA: MQPYFKKGICIHRHIRKSSKKVGLPPGTPVYVGKTREEQIKITCIEYDSFTLGEKQLESSSECFPKPETGSSTWINVDGVHNPDVIQKIGEQFQIHPLVLEDIMNTGQRPKAEDFENYLYIILKMLHFDEQLNETKTEQVSLVLGSNYLISFQETEGDVFNPIRERLKSNRGKIRKMGVDYLGYSLIDAVVDNYYITLEKIGEKIEDIEEELMKNPTSELLQAIHRLKRELIFLRKSVWPLREVISKLDRWDSPLIDKSIEIYLRDVYDHTIQVIDTVETFRDMLSGMLDIYLSSISNKMNQVMKVLTIITTIFIPLSLIAGIYGMNFKFMPELEIPMAYPVVLLSMFLLSLIMLLYFKKKSWL, from the coding sequence GTGCAGCCATATTTCAAAAAAGGGATTTGTATACATCGCCACATAAGAAAATCTAGTAAAAAGGTTGGTCTTCCTCCTGGAACTCCGGTTTATGTTGGAAAAACTAGGGAAGAACAAATCAAAATTACTTGCATTGAATATGATTCTTTTACTCTTGGGGAAAAACAACTTGAATCTTCTAGTGAATGTTTTCCAAAACCAGAAACTGGTTCTTCAACTTGGATTAACGTTGATGGAGTTCATAATCCAGATGTGATCCAAAAAATTGGAGAACAGTTCCAGATACATCCCCTAGTGTTAGAAGACATAATGAACACAGGTCAACGCCCAAAAGCAGAAGATTTTGAAAATTATCTGTATATCATTTTGAAGATGCTTCATTTTGATGAACAGCTAAATGAAACAAAAACTGAACAAGTAAGCCTTGTTTTGGGTTCCAATTATTTGATTTCCTTCCAAGAAACTGAAGGCGACGTATTTAACCCCATCAGAGAGCGCCTAAAGAGTAACCGTGGAAAAATCCGAAAGATGGGGGTGGATTATTTGGGGTATTCTTTGATAGATGCAGTTGTTGACAATTATTACATAACATTGGAAAAAATTGGAGAAAAAATTGAAGACATCGAAGAAGAATTAATGAAAAATCCAACTTCTGAGCTTTTGCAGGCCATTCATCGACTAAAACGAGAACTGATTTTTTTGCGCAAATCTGTTTGGCCTTTGCGAGAAGTAATCAGCAAACTGGACCGGTGGGATTCACCCTTAATTGATAAATCTATTGAAATTTATCTACGGGATGTTTATGACCACACCATTCAGGTCATTGACACTGTGGAAACTTTTCGGGATATGCTTTCGGGGATGCTGGATATTTACCTTTCAAGCATCAGCAACAAAATGAACCAAGTAATGAAAGTGCTAACCATAATCACTACCATATTCATCCCCCTTAGTTTAATCGCCGGCATTTACGGAATGAACTTCAAGTTCATGCC